Genomic DNA from Streptomyces sp. NBC_01571:
GCCCAGCCCGGCCAGGACCTCACCTCCTGGATGATCAACCACGCCGCCGCCCTGACGGACGAGGAAGCACTCAACCAGCTGTTCTGCGCCGTCGGCGCCGGCATCATCCCCGCCGCCGCGTGCACCGCCTGGACCCTTCACCTGCTCCTGCGCGACGACGACTACGCCGGCAACCTCGCCGCCGGAACTCTCACCGTGCGCCGCGCCCTGGAGAAGGCACTGTGGCAGCGCCCGCCGATGGCGAACTTCTCCGTCCACTTCGCCCGCCACGACACCTACCTCCACGGGGCGTACGTGCAGGCAGGGACCCCTGTTCTCATCTCCCACGCGGCAGCGAACACCGACCCGGCGCTCCCCGACGGCCTCGGGTACGACAACCGCAGCCACCTCGCCTGGTCGGCGGGCCCGCACCGCTGCCCCGCGATCTCCCAGGCGACCACGATCGTCCAGACCGGTGTCGAGACCGTTCTGGACCAGCTCTGGGACATGGAGCTGATCTCCACCGACCCGGAACCCCTTCTGCGGCACGGCCCTTTCCACCAGTGCCCGCAGACGATGCCCGTCAGGTTCCGGCCCAAGTCGCAAGACCGTCTTCCCACCGCCGCTCTCGCAGGAGGTTCCTCGTGACCAGCACCCCCGCCCGGACCGCGACCGTGACACTCGACAGCAGCGGCGGCCGCCGCCTGTTCGCCCAGGCCGACGAGCTTCGGGCGGCCGGCCCGGCCGTCCGGGTCCGCATGCCGGAAGATGTCCCCGCCTGGTCGGTCACCCGCGGAGACGTCGCCAAGCGGCTCCTGACCCATCCCCATGTCTCCAAGGACGCCCGCAAGTCCTGGCCCTCCCACACCCCGGGTTCCATACCGTGGCTCTACGCCTGGGTCGACGTCGTCTCGATGTTCACCTCCGACGGCGACGACCACAAACGCCTGCGCCAACTGGTCAGCCGCGCCTTCACCCCCGGGCGGGTCGAAGCGATGCGCCCGGTCCTCCAGGCCATCGTCACCGACCTCCTCGACACCCTGGCCCACCAGGACGAGACCGCGCCCGTCGATCTGCGCACCCACTTCTCCTACCGGGTGCCCACACGCCTGATCTGCGACCTCTTCGGAGTTCCCGCCGATCAGCGCCCCGAGATGCTCCGCGTCATCGACTCCGTCCTCGCCACCGACGTCACTGCGGAGCAGGCCGAAGCGACCAAGCACGACCTCTACCAGGCCATGCAGACACTCATCGACGTCAAACGGGCCACCCCCGGCGAGGACATGACCAGCCTGCTGCTGGCCGCCCATGAGGAAGACGGTGACCGGCTCAGCCACATCGAGCTGATCTCGACCCTGATCCTGATGATCGGGGCGGGCAGCGAGACCGCCGTCGCCCTCATCAACGCCGCCGTACGCGAGCTCCTCAACCACCCGGACCAGCTGGCGACCGTTCTGGCCGACCCCCGGCGCTGGCGCGACGTCATCGAGGAAGCCCTCCGCCTCCACCCGCCGATCATGCACCTGCCCCTGCGCTACGCCACCAAGGACATCGACCTCGGCGAGGGCGTCATCATCAAGGAAGGCGACGCCATCCTGATCGGCTTCGGCGCCCACGGCCGCGACCCGGGCGTCCACGACGATCCCGAGGCCTTCCGCATCGACCGGGACGACAAGGACCACATGGCCTTCGGCCACGGCATCCACTACTGCCTGGGTGCCCCGCTGGCCAAGCTCGAAGCCGAGGTAGCGCTCCCGGCCCTGTTCGAGCGGTTCCCCCAGATCGCCCTGGCCTGCAAGGTCGAGGACCTCGAGCCGCAGCGCTCCTTCATCGGCACCGACGTCACCGCGCTGCCCGTCGTGCTGCACGCCTCGGCGTAGAAGCGGCGCCGCTACCGCGTCGGCGGAGACAGTGCTTGCCGTCCCCGCCGGCGCACCTCCACCACCCCGCGTTCGTCACACAACATCGCCGACCCAGGACTCCACATGACCACCGCCCTGCCCGCCACGACCCTCACTGCTGACCAGCGGCGCGTCGCCGCGCGACTCGTCTACGGCGTGTCCAACAAGGCGATCGCCAGCCAGGTCTGCCTGTCCGTGGATGGCGTGGCCAGCCACCTCGGTGCGGCCCGCAAGAAGATGGGCTGCCCGGGATCTTCGCGCGCCGTCCTCGTCCACACCCTTCTCGCCGCCCGGGAGGTTCCCCCACCGGCCGGCAGCGGGACGGTTCCGGCGTTCACCAAGCACGAAGTGACGGTCATACGGGCCATCGCCAAGCACACCCTCAACGCCGACATCGGGAATGCCATCGGTGTGCCGGCCGACGACGTGCGCGCCGAAATCGACGCCACCGTGGACAAAGGGAACGCCCGCAACGCAACCCACCTGGTCGGGCTGGCACACACGTGGGGCATTCTCGGCACCTCGGACACTCAGCCCGAGACCGAAGCAACGGCTACGGCGGAGCCCGCCCGATGAGCGCCCAGGGCAGCTTCCATGACGGCGACCGGCGACAATCTCCGACGGGCCGTAGGCCCACGGCGCCCGTATACGAGGTGCTGCCGATCAACACCGACGCCGCTCGCGCTGAAGCCGCGGCCCTGGCCACAGACCGCGCCCACCTGCTCGCTGGACAAGGCATAACCGTCTCCGCCGATCGCGCCAATGCCCTTCTCCGGGAAGCCGGCGCCCTTGGGTTCTACGAGGGCGGCATCCTCGTCGGCGCTCTTGTCCTGCACAGAGATCCGGATATGCGGCACTGGGGCGCCGACGGCCGCGATCCGGGACTTCTGGTCTCCCTTGACCCGGTGACGGCCGGGTCGAGCCAGGTCGGACGGATGATGACCCTGTGGCTTGCCGATTACGCGGCCAACAGCCGGCTGATGTGGATCTGGTGCGATGTTCCGTGCCAGCCCGGAGCCGCCGATGAGGCAGCCCAGTGGTTACTGAAGTACCTGTGCGACCTCGGGTGGGAGACCCGATCGCCGACCAGTCGGAGTCCGACCGGTGAACGCGTCGTCCGTCTGCGGCTGCGCGCCCACGCCAGACCCGCGCTGACAGAGGCGATCTCCGATCCGCACGCAGTCGGGCCCCCGGCGGTGAAGGCGCTATGACGGCGCTTCACCTCGTCCGCCCAAACCCGCTCCGAGAACCTCCACGCGCTGTCGATGCTGCGCTCCTGCAGCCCCGATCCCACAAGGACACATTGATGCGCTTGACGTCCTCCCCGTACGAATCCCCGTCCCTCACCTTGCCGCCGTGGGTACCGCCGCCTGGCGGCCTACGTACCTGGGGGTGCGGCGAGCACTTCGACGCCGTACGGCTCCCGGCAACCCTCGCACCTCCGCTGATCGCCTTACTACAGGCCGCCGGTGGGCACGGGCCGGTGCTCGCCGACCCCTACAGCGGCAGCTGGCACATCCTCCTCGACCCCGACACCGTCCGCCCCGGGCCGTGGGCCCGTCACGGGATACGCCTTCTGCGGCCCGGCACCCGCCTCACGATCCCCGCCGCACAAGTCACCGCCGGCACCGACCTGCACTGGCACACCCCGCCCGGCGCCGGCTACACCCACGCCGAGCTGCTCAACGGCGCGCTCACCGCTCCGTCCGGCCTCACCAGCACCCCGCGCCGCGCCGCCCCGCGCCCCAGGGCCAGCCGGTGACCAACAACGCCTCCATAGGCGCACCCGGCACCCTCCTCGGGCCTGCGCCAA
This window encodes:
- a CDS encoding cytochrome P450, translated to MTSPPPLSASGCPMLHGAAFAAQPQATYDQLRSQGPVGWAEIAPTVHALVVTQHRAAVTLLNDTRTYSKDSRRWAALANGEVPGDSPVLGMMAWRPSVLYTDDQEHARLRWAMDDCIARISPHWLREITQRSALTLIARIIGDGQADIMSDFADILPMLVFAELLGCPPEKSTRMVRACQDLISAGPEAAQGAADFAGLLYELIQIRRAQPGQDLTSWMINHAAALTDEEALNQLFCAVGAGIIPAAACTAWTLHLLLRDDDYAGNLAAGTLTVRRALEKALWQRPPMANFSVHFARHDTYLHGAYVQAGTPVLISHAAANTDPALPDGLGYDNRSHLAWSAGPHRCPAISQATTIVQTGVETVLDQLWDMELISTDPEPLLRHGPFHQCPQTMPVRFRPKSQDRLPTAALAGGSS
- a CDS encoding cytochrome P450, which encodes MTSTPARTATVTLDSSGGRRLFAQADELRAAGPAVRVRMPEDVPAWSVTRGDVAKRLLTHPHVSKDARKSWPSHTPGSIPWLYAWVDVVSMFTSDGDDHKRLRQLVSRAFTPGRVEAMRPVLQAIVTDLLDTLAHQDETAPVDLRTHFSYRVPTRLICDLFGVPADQRPEMLRVIDSVLATDVTAEQAEATKHDLYQAMQTLIDVKRATPGEDMTSLLLAAHEEDGDRLSHIELISTLILMIGAGSETAVALINAAVRELLNHPDQLATVLADPRRWRDVIEEALRLHPPIMHLPLRYATKDIDLGEGVIIKEGDAILIGFGAHGRDPGVHDDPEAFRIDRDDKDHMAFGHGIHYCLGAPLAKLEAEVALPALFERFPQIALACKVEDLEPQRSFIGTDVTALPVVLHASA
- a CDS encoding LuxR C-terminal-related transcriptional regulator, producing the protein MTTALPATTLTADQRRVAARLVYGVSNKAIASQVCLSVDGVASHLGAARKKMGCPGSSRAVLVHTLLAAREVPPPAGSGTVPAFTKHEVTVIRAIAKHTLNADIGNAIGVPADDVRAEIDATVDKGNARNATHLVGLAHTWGILGTSDTQPETEATATAEPAR